One part of the Caproiciproducens sp. CPB-2 genome encodes these proteins:
- the recD2 gene encoding SF1B family DNA helicase RecD2 has translation MREDQMLEMAGSVEQVIFKNEKNGYAIIEINNGEELVTAVGTMPLVGAGEEVRVVGGWINNPNYGTQFKVEGFERSKPSTAAAMLKYLSSGAVRGIGPATAGKIVDMFGMNALQVLEEEPERLCAIKGITRAKAKKMGDEFKKIHGIREIMLYLSSFGISPDEAVRVWKLYGPQAAERVQEDPYCLCEDGLEIGFERADDIAASLERPQDDGCRVRAGILHVLKHNISNGHTCLPADKLLTAAQKMLGIGPEQALDTLEALKAEASVCAVLFDGREYIFTPKLYRSELYSAGRLNMMLRFPAQSILGIDNYISNIEETFQIQYADGQKQAIKEALSKGMLILTGGPGTGKTTTLNAIIKILETKGEKVLLAAPTGRAAKRMSELTGQDAKTIHRLLQVEWDENDLPVFSKNEKNLLECDALVIDELSMVDANIFEAVLRALPLGCRLIMVGDCDQLPCVGPGNVLGDLIATGLLPVVQLNQIFRQSMQSLIVMNAHRIVKGQMPELSVRNSDFFFLPYGSPAEISSTIVDLCAARLPASYGYSPLSDIQVLSPSRKGELGTVELNKKLQAVINPPEKTKNEITINGTLFREGDKVMQIKNDYNLAWVKPDGTSGEGVFNGDLGILCGIDRRASTVTVQMDDRMVLYELETAAELELAYAMTVHKSQGNEFTAVVMPMFQGAPQLSYRNLLYTAITRAKSLLILVGSQKAIQHMVENDKKMRRYSGLYYFLTGGAQNEC, from the coding sequence ATGCGGGAAGATCAGATGCTGGAAATGGCCGGTTCGGTGGAACAGGTCATTTTTAAAAATGAGAAGAACGGATATGCGATTATAGAAATCAATAACGGGGAAGAATTGGTTACGGCCGTGGGCACGATGCCGCTGGTCGGCGCGGGCGAGGAAGTGCGCGTTGTGGGCGGCTGGATCAACAATCCGAACTACGGGACCCAGTTTAAGGTGGAGGGCTTTGAGCGCTCGAAGCCCTCCACTGCGGCCGCTATGCTGAAATATCTCTCGTCGGGCGCCGTCCGGGGCATCGGCCCGGCTACCGCCGGAAAAATTGTGGACATGTTCGGCATGAACGCGCTGCAGGTTCTGGAAGAGGAACCGGAACGCCTTTGCGCCATTAAGGGTATTACCCGGGCAAAGGCGAAAAAAATGGGTGACGAGTTCAAAAAGATACACGGCATCCGGGAAATCATGCTGTATTTGAGCAGCTTCGGCATTTCGCCCGACGAGGCCGTCAGAGTCTGGAAGCTCTATGGCCCGCAGGCCGCGGAGCGCGTGCAGGAGGACCCCTACTGCCTGTGCGAGGACGGGCTGGAAATCGGCTTTGAGCGTGCCGACGATATTGCCGCTTCGCTTGAGCGGCCGCAGGACGACGGCTGCAGGGTCCGCGCAGGCATTCTGCACGTTCTGAAGCACAATATCAGCAATGGCCACACCTGCCTGCCCGCGGACAAGCTTCTGACCGCCGCGCAGAAGATGCTCGGCATTGGGCCGGAGCAGGCTCTTGACACGCTGGAAGCCCTGAAGGCGGAAGCGTCTGTCTGCGCCGTCCTTTTTGATGGCCGGGAGTATATTTTTACCCCCAAGCTGTACCGGTCCGAGCTGTACTCCGCAGGAAGGCTGAACATGATGCTTCGCTTTCCGGCGCAGTCCATCCTTGGAATCGACAATTATATCTCAAATATTGAGGAAACGTTTCAGATTCAGTACGCCGACGGGCAAAAGCAGGCGATAAAAGAGGCTCTTTCCAAGGGAATGCTGATTCTGACGGGGGGACCGGGAACCGGAAAAACCACCACCCTCAACGCGATCATCAAGATTCTGGAGACGAAGGGGGAGAAGGTTCTGCTTGCCGCGCCGACCGGCAGAGCGGCCAAGCGGATGTCCGAGCTGACAGGACAGGACGCGAAAACGATCCACCGCCTGCTGCAGGTGGAATGGGATGAAAACGATCTGCCTGTCTTTTCCAAAAACGAGAAAAATCTTCTGGAATGCGACGCGCTGGTCATTGACGAGCTGTCCATGGTGGATGCCAATATTTTCGAGGCGGTTCTGCGCGCCCTGCCGCTCGGCTGCCGTCTCATCATGGTCGGCGACTGCGACCAGCTGCCCTGCGTCGGGCCGGGCAACGTGCTGGGCGATCTGATCGCCACCGGACTGCTGCCTGTTGTCCAGCTCAATCAGATTTTCCGCCAATCCATGCAAAGCCTGATTGTTATGAACGCGCACAGAATTGTAAAAGGACAGATGCCGGAGCTTTCCGTCAGAAACAGCGACTTTTTCTTTCTGCCGTACGGAAGCCCCGCGGAAATCAGTTCCACGATTGTTGATTTGTGTGCGGCCCGTCTGCCCGCAAGCTACGGATACTCGCCTTTGTCGGATATCCAGGTGCTGTCTCCTTCCAGAAAAGGGGAGTTAGGTACCGTGGAGCTCAACAAAAAGCTGCAGGCAGTGATCAATCCTCCGGAGAAAACGAAAAATGAAATCACCATTAACGGCACCCTGTTCCGGGAGGGCGACAAGGTGATGCAGATCAAAAACGACTATAACCTGGCCTGGGTGAAACCGGACGGGACAAGCGGGGAGGGCGTTTTTAACGGCGATCTCGGCATTCTGTGCGGCATTGACCGCCGGGCTTCCACCGTTACGGTGCAGATGGATGACCGCATGGTGCTTTACGAGCTGGAGACCGCGGCGGAGCTGGAGCTTGCCTATGCCATGACGGTACACAAGAGCCAGGGAAACGAATTCACTGCCGTTGTGATGCCCATGTTTCAGGGAGCGCCCCAGCTTTCCTACAGAAATTTGCTGTATACCGCGATTACGCGTGCAAAGTCCCTTTTGATTCTTGTCGGGTCGCAGAAAGCGATTCAGCACATGGTTGAAAACGATAAAAAAATGCGCCGGTACTCCGGACTCTACTATTTTCTGACCGGAGGCGCGCAGAATGAGTGCTAA
- a CDS encoding ComF family protein, with the protein MSAKLFSVLLDMIFPPKCIFCRGIVPSGQSICEKCEKEIFHTSGEKCIYLPGSGETILCTAPYLYSGKIRESILGFKFYGQKDFADFYAEGMSAQIGKSFPKARFDSVTSVPISGERYKARGYNQSELLARAVAKRLGLPYREYLVKIRNNREQHKLSEKERRSNVRGVYRIKDGEQTSGKNILLIDDIVTTGATLGECGCVLLSGGAKKITCAAVARAL; encoded by the coding sequence ATGAGTGCTAAGCTTTTTTCCGTGCTTCTGGATATGATTTTTCCGCCGAAGTGCATTTTCTGCCGCGGGATTGTTCCATCCGGGCAATCCATATGTGAAAAATGCGAAAAAGAAATTTTCCATACCTCCGGCGAAAAATGCATTTATCTGCCGGGTTCCGGTGAAACTATTTTATGTACCGCACCCTATTTATACAGCGGAAAAATCCGGGAATCCATTCTTGGGTTCAAATTTTACGGGCAAAAGGATTTTGCTGATTTTTATGCGGAGGGCATGTCCGCGCAAATCGGAAAAAGCTTTCCCAAAGCGCGGTTCGATTCCGTTACGTCCGTTCCCATCTCCGGGGAGCGCTATAAAGCGAGAGGCTATAATCAGTCGGAGCTTTTGGCAAGGGCGGTCGCAAAACGCCTCGGCCTGCCTTACCGGGAGTATTTGGTCAAAATCCGGAACAACCGGGAACAGCACAAGCTGAGCGAAAAGGAACGCCGCAGCAATGTCCGGGGTGTCTATCGGATAAAGGACGGGGAGCAGACATCGGGAAAAAACATCCTGCTGATAGACGATATTGTGACTACCGGCGCCACGCTGGGGGAGTGCGGCTGTGTTCTGCTTAGCGGCGGAGCAAAGAAGATAACGTGTGCTGCAGTGGCCCGCGCACTTTAA
- a CDS encoding rod shape-determining protein yields the protein MLGTDIAIDLGTSAVKIYLDGKGIILNEPAVVAVNVETDEVVAIGSEAYRMVGRTSDKISVSHPLCNGVISNFDLAQYLISNYLKKISGSRVFMPRVVVSVPCQITEVEKRAVVDAISAAGVRKICLIEEPVAAALGAGVDISTPHGTLIVDIGGGTTDMAVLSLSGIAISRSIKVAGNAFDEAIIKYIRRKYNLIIGQRMAEEAKTAIGCVYPRKDLCSHRIKGRNAMTGLPQWADISCDEMLEALIEPAMQIVRTIQEMLEKTPPELMGDVYSDGIILTGGSAQLYGVDTLISKKAKMPVKLAEDSQICVALGAGKAIQFIDDIQNKGYGVLNPLSAAY from the coding sequence GTGCTGGGTACTGACATTGCGATAGATCTTGGTACATCAGCCGTCAAGATTTACCTTGACGGGAAAGGCATTATACTTAATGAACCGGCAGTTGTTGCCGTTAATGTGGAAACGGACGAAGTTGTGGCAATCGGCTCGGAAGCCTACAGGATGGTGGGACGTACCTCGGACAAGATTTCCGTTTCCCATCCGCTTTGCAACGGCGTCATTTCCAATTTTGATCTGGCGCAGTATCTGATCAGCAACTATTTGAAAAAAATCAGCGGGAGCAGGGTTTTTATGCCCCGCGTTGTCGTCAGCGTGCCGTGCCAGATTACAGAGGTTGAGAAACGCGCGGTAGTGGACGCGATCAGCGCGGCGGGCGTGCGCAAAATCTGTCTGATTGAGGAACCTGTGGCCGCGGCGCTCGGCGCCGGTGTGGATATCTCCACGCCGCACGGCACCCTGATCGTCGATATCGGCGGAGGCACGACGGATATGGCGGTGCTTTCCCTGAGCGGCATCGCGATCTCGCGTTCCATTAAGGTCGCCGGGAATGCCTTTGACGAAGCAATCATCAAGTATATCCGAAGAAAATACAATTTAATTATCGGTCAGCGGATGGCTGAGGAAGCAAAAACCGCGATTGGCTGCGTGTATCCCAGAAAGGATCTGTGCAGTCACAGAATTAAGGGCAGAAATGCAATGACCGGGCTGCCGCAGTGGGCGGATATCTCCTGCGACGAAATGCTGGAAGCCCTGATTGAACCGGCGATGCAGATTGTCCGGACCATTCAGGAGATGCTGGAAAAAACGCCGCCGGAGCTGATGGGGGACGTTTATTCGGACGGCATTATTCTGACGGGCGGGTCGGCCCAGCTTTACGGAGTCGATACGCTGATTTCCAAAAAGGCGAAAATGCCGGTGAAGCTTGCCGAGGATTCCCAGATCTGCGTTGCGCTGGGAGCGGGCAAGGCCATTCAGTTTATTGACGACATACAAAATAAGGGCTACGGCGTACTGAATCCGTTGAGCGCCGCTTATTAA
- a CDS encoding IS3 family transposase: MGRGGEEGCLSQVRQGHIYTSIKECRAEAGYPIETACKLLHVARSAYNKWASGNQSRRIAENEWLAEKIEKIHMESPDKGYRRINDDLRHDHDIHINDKRVLRICRAKNIKSTIKYNNHGCTRQAKNPQYLAENLLDRQFFASQPNEKWLTDVTEFKWYEGLEVHKVYLSAVLDLYDRRIVAFVISERNDNPLVFKTFDKAVGKNPDAHPLFHSDRGYQYTNRTFHHKIDKAGMTQSMSRVAHCIDNGPMEGFWGILKRERYYGKRFTSKQALIQMIEDYIRYYNTRRVQRNLGVLTPMEKYERYLAA, translated from the coding sequence ATTGGACGAGGTGGAGAGGAGGGATGCCTCTCGCAAGTAAGGCAAGGCCATATTTACACATCCATAAAAGAATGCCGTGCGGAAGCGGGATATCCCATCGAGACTGCCTGTAAGCTACTTCATGTCGCCCGTTCCGCCTACAATAAATGGGCGTCGGGGAACCAAAGCCGCAGGATTGCCGAAAACGAGTGGCTTGCGGAAAAGATCGAGAAAATCCATATGGAAAGCCCAGACAAAGGCTACCGCCGTATCAACGATGATTTGCGACACGACCACGATATCCACATCAATGACAAGAGGGTACTTCGCATCTGTCGGGCAAAGAACATAAAATCCACCATCAAGTACAACAACCACGGTTGCACAAGGCAGGCAAAGAATCCGCAGTATCTTGCCGAAAACCTTCTTGACCGCCAGTTTTTCGCCTCTCAGCCGAATGAGAAGTGGCTCACCGACGTTACTGAATTTAAGTGGTACGAAGGTCTTGAAGTACACAAGGTTTACCTCAGTGCTGTTTTAGATCTCTATGACAGGCGCATCGTAGCTTTCGTAATTAGTGAGCGTAATGACAATCCTCTCGTATTCAAGACCTTTGACAAAGCTGTCGGGAAAAATCCGGACGCACATCCCCTGTTTCACAGTGACCGGGGATACCAGTACACGAACCGTACTTTTCATCACAAAATTGACAAAGCCGGTATGACACAAAGCATGTCCCGCGTGGCACACTGCATTGACAACGGTCCAATGGAAGGCTTCTGGGGCATTCTGAAGCGTGAACGCTATTACGGCAAACGGTTCACCAGCAAACAGGCTCTTATCCAGATGATTGAGGATTATATCCGCTATTACAATACCCGGCGTGTTCAACGTAATCTGGGTGTCCTCACACCGATGGAGAAATACGAACGTTATCTTGCTGCATAA
- a CDS encoding transposase, whose amino-acid sequence MKKKNTVDHEGSILMSSKSKIAIAKKVRITREYITGNISREEAAKRAEVAPDVITDWARIYRQEGVLGFASGKKNHVYSQELKKQAVLEYLSGGCSQHAICEKYKIRSRKQLRCWIKKYNNHGEFNSVKHSGGGSYMRKARSTTPDERIRIVKDCIASGKNYGEMALKYNVSYQQARTWTLNFEKMGEAGLQDRRGQRKKDQAPRTELEQAQIEIEQLKHKLYLAEMENALLKKLDEVERRDASRK is encoded by the coding sequence GTGAAAAAGAAAAACACTGTTGATCATGAAGGGAGCATTTTGATGTCAAGTAAGTCAAAAATAGCAATTGCGAAAAAGGTAAGAATCACCCGGGAATATATAACTGGAAATATCTCAAGGGAAGAAGCCGCGAAACGGGCGGAAGTCGCACCTGATGTCATAACAGATTGGGCACGGATTTATCGCCAAGAGGGAGTTCTGGGCTTTGCGTCAGGAAAAAAGAATCACGTCTACAGCCAAGAGCTCAAAAAGCAAGCGGTGCTGGAATATTTATCAGGCGGATGTAGTCAGCACGCCATATGCGAGAAATACAAAATCCGGTCAAGAAAACAACTTCGATGTTGGATAAAGAAGTATAATAATCATGGAGAATTCAACTCCGTCAAGCATTCCGGAGGAGGAAGCTACATGAGAAAAGCACGCAGCACAACGCCAGATGAACGTATTCGAATCGTGAAAGATTGTATTGCATCCGGTAAAAATTACGGCGAGATGGCGCTTAAATATAATGTAAGCTACCAGCAGGCACGCACCTGGACGCTGAACTTTGAGAAAATGGGTGAAGCTGGTCTGCAGGATAGGCGTGGGCAGCGAAAAAAAGATCAGGCACCACGCACAGAGTTGGAGCAGGCACAAATTGAGATCGAACAACTTAAACACAAGCTGTATCTGGCGGAAATGGAGAATGCCCTGCTAAAAAAATTGGACGAGGTGGAGAGGAGGGATGCCTCTCGCAAGTAA
- a CDS encoding methyl-accepting chemotaxis protein: protein MKKIKLPKVKIPKLNFNKIRFRKIHLKADKNKLVFKIPLRIISAVAVMMVALCVFLNIYLSASQEKTVVNNINNLAENNAYMASSYLNNMQTLSKALALEVYRYKELDSYTRDQFIKKDLSAYLDDSRIFSAYVAFEPNAMFEQTADGRSYYAYKFGTEKKLDTLSDYSTYKDGEYYAVSKQTKKPHISEPYSYQLSSGETVWLITISNPILDEDNNFLGVANTDILTDTINHLSYDLGGYSTSCNYILSAGSNYVSNTADQTKAGTKYDGKTGSQEFRVTQPLKIEGIDENWTSTFVVQKSEALREISVLIVLVGIVGLIGIAAIGSVVFYQIRRSLSPIDSIVALSTDMGNGKLHSDIEVHTRDELGELAAIFKDTSGKLSSYIEEISDVLVNMSNGNLRLKVEQDYVGDFAPIKKALLEIIDSLNKVFGEIEVAAQQVASGAGEIANGAQALSSGATEQAGSLEELSASINEVSRQVKQNAENAGNAKQLAQDAERQLDIGKQTIGEMTGAIDRIRVSSDEITKIIKTIDDIAFQTNILALNAAVEAARAGAAGRGFAVVADEVRNLASKSAEAAKHTTTLIEDSVRAVDNGTKIADRTADLLNQIVQKSTEVNHLVTQIAAASSEQANFIEQIDVGVSQISAVVQNNSATAEESAAAAEELSAQAGLLRDRVARFELKK, encoded by the coding sequence ATGAAAAAGATCAAATTACCCAAAGTCAAAATTCCAAAACTGAATTTCAATAAAATTCGGTTTCGAAAGATTCATCTGAAAGCCGACAAAAATAAGCTGGTATTCAAAATCCCGCTCCGGATTATTTCTGCCGTTGCCGTTATGATGGTGGCGCTGTGTGTGTTCCTGAACATCTACCTGTCTGCGTCACAGGAAAAAACGGTCGTGAACAATATCAATAATCTGGCTGAAAACAACGCCTATATGGCGTCCTCCTATCTGAACAACATGCAGACCCTGTCAAAAGCGTTGGCACTCGAAGTTTATCGCTACAAGGAGCTGGACTCCTATACGCGCGATCAGTTTATCAAAAAGGATCTGTCCGCATATCTGGACGACTCGCGCATCTTTTCGGCCTATGTGGCGTTTGAACCGAACGCCATGTTTGAACAGACCGCGGACGGCCGGTCCTATTACGCCTATAAATTCGGCACCGAAAAGAAGCTGGATACGTTAAGCGATTACAGTACCTACAAGGACGGGGAATATTATGCGGTCAGCAAACAGACGAAAAAGCCGCATATTTCGGAGCCGTATTCCTATCAGCTGAGTTCCGGGGAAACGGTCTGGCTGATTACCATCAGCAATCCGATTCTGGACGAGGACAACAATTTTCTGGGAGTGGCTAACACCGATATCCTGACGGATACCATCAATCATCTCAGTTACGATTTGGGCGGATATTCCACCTCCTGCAATTATATTCTTTCCGCCGGTTCGAACTATGTTTCCAATACGGCCGATCAGACAAAGGCGGGGACCAAATACGACGGCAAGACAGGCAGTCAGGAGTTCAGGGTTACCCAGCCGCTGAAAATTGAGGGAATCGACGAAAACTGGACCAGCACGTTTGTTGTCCAGAAGTCGGAAGCCCTGAGGGAAATCAGCGTCCTGATCGTTCTCGTCGGAATTGTCGGCCTCATAGGGATCGCCGCCATCGGATCCGTCGTATTTTATCAGATCAGACGGTCGCTTTCTCCGATTGACAGTATTGTCGCGCTGTCGACGGATATGGGAAACGGAAAGCTCCATTCCGATATTGAGGTACATACGAGGGACGAACTCGGCGAACTGGCGGCTATTTTCAAAGATACTTCCGGAAAGCTGAGCAGTTACATAGAGGAAATATCCGACGTGCTTGTCAATATGTCCAACGGAAACCTGCGTCTGAAAGTTGAGCAGGACTATGTCGGGGATTTTGCCCCTATTAAAAAGGCGCTTCTGGAAATCATTGATTCTCTGAATAAGGTGTTCGGGGAAATTGAAGTGGCGGCCCAGCAGGTAGCCAGCGGGGCGGGCGAAATCGCCAACGGGGCGCAGGCGCTTTCCAGCGGGGCGACCGAACAGGCGGGCTCTTTGGAAGAGCTGTCGGCCTCCATCAATGAAGTATCGCGGCAGGTCAAACAGAATGCGGAGAACGCGGGCAACGCCAAACAGCTTGCGCAGGACGCGGAACGGCAGCTGGATATTGGCAAACAGACAATCGGGGAGATGACCGGGGCGATCGACCGCATTCGGGTATCGTCCGACGAAATTACAAAGATCATTAAAACCATTGACGATATCGCTTTCCAGACCAATATTCTGGCGCTGAACGCCGCGGTGGAAGCGGCCAGGGCGGGTGCGGCCGGCAGGGGCTTTGCCGTGGTGGCCGACGAAGTCAGAAACCTCGCCAGCAAGAGCGCGGAGGCGGCGAAGCATACCACCACGCTGATTGAGGATTCCGTCAGGGCTGTGGACAACGGAACCAAAATCGCCGATAGAACGGCGGACCTGCTCAATCAGATCGTTCAGAAATCCACGGAAGTCAATCATCTGGTCACGCAGATCGCCGCCGCTTCAAGCGAGCAGGCCAATTTCATTGAACAGATCGATGTGGGTGTTTCGCAGATTTCAGCGGTGGTCCAGAACAATTCGGCAACTGCGGAGGAAAGCGCCGCCGCCGCGGAAGAACTGTCCGCTCAGGCCGGTCTGCTCCGCGACAGGGTCGCGCGGTTTGAACTGAAAAAATAA
- a CDS encoding DUF5685 family protein — MFGYVRPQKSELLVREYEQYKGVYCSLCRQLGKSYGMVSRLTLSYDCTFYALMLLAFRPECPGFQSGRCVVNPLKKCTFCSSGEPEFVSASALSVIMTYYKIRDDIADSRFWGKFRAYALLLLATRAHRKAAADFPRLDAIISASMEEQNAAEQSPDPCLDSCAEPTAKMLQQVFEASAGEDGEPDSPKVRILRQFGYFLGRWVYIIDAADDMEKDLKTASFNPFIIQCGLNDASSPEELEKAKSYANEVLNLTLSQLTAALNILDLDHFGEIIQNVVLKGLPEIQKELLFKKEKVHVRSL; from the coding sequence GTGTTTGGTTATGTAAGACCGCAAAAATCGGAGCTGCTTGTCCGTGAGTATGAACAGTACAAGGGGGTATACTGTTCCCTGTGCCGTCAGCTGGGCAAAAGCTACGGAATGGTGTCGCGTCTTACTTTAAGCTATGACTGCACTTTCTATGCACTGATGCTGCTTGCGTTTCGTCCGGAGTGTCCCGGCTTTCAAAGCGGACGCTGCGTTGTCAATCCGTTAAAAAAATGCACCTTCTGCAGTTCCGGGGAACCGGAATTCGTCTCTGCTTCAGCCCTTTCCGTCATTATGACTTACTATAAAATCAGGGACGATATTGCGGATTCCCGCTTCTGGGGAAAGTTTCGCGCTTATGCCCTGCTGCTTCTCGCTACGCGGGCGCACAGAAAAGCTGCCGCCGATTTTCCCCGGCTGGACGCGATTATTTCGGCTTCCATGGAAGAACAGAATGCCGCGGAGCAGTCGCCCGACCCGTGCCTTGATTCCTGCGCGGAGCCGACGGCAAAGATGCTGCAGCAGGTTTTTGAGGCTTCTGCCGGGGAGGACGGGGAACCGGATTCTCCCAAAGTACGGATTTTGCGGCAGTTTGGTTATTTTTTAGGCCGCTGGGTATATATTATTGACGCTGCGGACGATATGGAAAAGGATCTGAAAACAGCGTCGTTCAACCCGTTTATTATCCAATGCGGCTTAAATGATGCCAGCAGTCCGGAGGAACTGGAAAAGGCGAAAAGCTATGCAAATGAGGTTCTGAACCTGACGCTTTCCCAACTGACGGCCGCTTTGAATATTTTGGATTTGGATCATTTTGGCGAGATCATTCAGAACGTTGTTTTGAAGGGCTTGCCGGAAATACAAAAAGAATTACTATTTAAGAAGGAGAAAGTGCATGTCAGATCCTTATAA
- a CDS encoding J domain-containing protein: MSDPYKVLGVSPNATDDEIKAAYRELAKKYHPDNYSGSPIADLAGEKMKEINEAYDTVVAQRKQQKNGGYAGYTAPNTGYTGQSYGNSYSSGFNDVRNLIMLGRIADAEQILNGVPSESRNAEWYFLKGTVLYKRGWLEEAYNNFARACQMDPYNGEYRAAMNQVTNQRNGVYGGYNPNVPRTGSCSGCDICSSLICTDCCCECMGGDLIPCC, encoded by the coding sequence ATGTCAGATCCTTATAAGGTATTGGGAGTATCTCCAAACGCGACAGACGACGAGATAAAAGCCGCTTACCGCGAACTTGCCAAAAAATATCACCCCGATAATTATTCCGGAAGTCCGATCGCCGACCTTGCCGGTGAAAAGATGAAAGAAATTAACGAGGCTTACGATACGGTTGTCGCACAAAGAAAACAGCAGAAAAACGGCGGCTACGCCGGGTATACGGCGCCAAATACGGGCTATACCGGCCAGAGCTACGGGAATTCCTATTCCTCCGGCTTCAATGACGTGCGGAATCTGATTATGCTGGGCCGCATTGCGGACGCGGAACAGATTCTCAACGGCGTTCCGTCGGAGAGCAGGAATGCCGAATGGTATTTCTTAAAGGGGACCGTGCTGTACAAAAGGGGCTGGCTGGAAGAGGCCTACAATAATTTTGCCAGGGCCTGCCAGATGGACCCCTACAACGGCGAGTACCGCGCCGCTATGAATCAGGTTACCAATCAGCGCAACGGCGTGTATGGAGGGTACAACCCCAATGTGCCGCGCACCGGCAGCTGCAGCGGGTGCGATATCTGCTCTTCCTTGATTTGTACCGACTGTTGCTGCGAATGTATGGGCGGAGATTTGATCCCCTGCTGCTGA
- a CDS encoding MurR/RpiR family transcriptional regulator → MNNLLAVRIKNRMGDFSKGQKLIAKYIEEHYDKVAFMTASKLGATVGVSESTVVRFATEIGYTGYPELQQAMQEMIRNKLTSVQRMEVTASRIGNNDILDSVFNQDIDIIRRTMEETPHEDFYRSVDAIVKARKIYILGARSSLALATFLSYYFNLIFENVLLVQSTSEGEIFEQMIRVDERDVVIGISFPRYSRKAVKALNFAHNRGATVVAITDSALSPLAMEADNLLLARSDIASIVDSLVAPLSLINALIVTTTLKKSEEVSQVFKRLEDIWDEYGVYEKVDDKSIEPAL, encoded by the coding sequence ATGAATAATTTGTTAGCCGTCAGAATAAAAAACAGGATGGGCGACTTTTCAAAAGGGCAAAAGCTGATTGCAAAATATATTGAGGAACACTACGACAAGGTGGCGTTTATGACCGCTTCCAAGCTGGGCGCAACCGTCGGGGTCAGCGAGTCGACGGTCGTCCGTTTCGCGACGGAAATAGGGTACACCGGGTACCCGGAGCTTCAGCAGGCCATGCAGGAGATGATCCGAAACAAGCTTACCTCCGTCCAGAGAATGGAAGTAACGGCGAGCCGCATCGGCAACAACGATATCCTTGATTCCGTTTTCAATCAGGACATCGATATTATCCGCAGGACCATGGAGGAAACGCCGCACGAGGACTTCTACCGTTCGGTGGACGCCATTGTCAAGGCGCGCAAAATTTACATTTTAGGTGCGAGAAGCTCTTTAGCTCTGGCCACCTTTTTATCCTATTACTTCAATCTGATTTTTGAAAACGTCCTTCTGGTGCAGTCTACCAGCGAAGGTGAGATTTTTGAGCAGATGATCCGCGTGGACGAGCGGGATGTTGTGATCGGCATCAGCTTCCCCCGGTACTCCAGAAAGGCGGTCAAAGCGCTGAACTTTGCCCACAACCGGGGTGCTACGGTCGTTGCCATTACGGACAGCGCGCTGTCCCCTCTGGCAATGGAGGCGGACAACCTTCTGCTTGCCCGCAGCGATATCGCATCCATTGTGGATTCGCTGGTGGCGCCGCTCAGCCTGATCAACGCGCTGATTGTTACGACCACGCTGAAGAAGTCGGAAGAGGTTTCTCAGGTGTTTAAGCGTCTGGAAGATATTTGGGATGAATACGGAGTGTATGAAAAGGTAGATGATAAATCCATTGAACCGGCCTTATGA